One Streptomyces sp. RPA4-2 genomic window carries:
- the metK gene encoding methionine adenosyltransferase, translating into MSHRLFTSESVTEGHPDKIADQISDTILDALLRQDPTSRVAVETLITTGLVHVAGEVATTAYVPIAQLVRDKILEIGYDSSVKGFDGLSCGVSTSIGTQSPDIAQGVDSAYEKRAGNGDSDNLDQQGAGDQGLMFGYATDETPELMPLPIHLAHRLSHRLSEVRKNGTIPYLRPDGKTQVTIEYDGDRAVRLDTVVVSSQHSADIDLDSLLAPDIREFVVEPEVRALADNGIKLDTEGYRLLVNPTGRFEIGGPMGDAGLTGRKIIIDTYGGMARHGGGAFSGKDPSKVDRSAAYAMRWVAKNVVAAGLASRCEVQVAYAIGKARPVGLFVETFGTHTVDVDRIEKAIDEVFDLRPAAIIRDLDLLRPIYAQTAAYGHFGREGDGFTWERTDRVNALRTAVGL; encoded by the coding sequence GTGTCTCATCGCCTGTTCACTTCGGAGTCCGTGACAGAGGGACACCCCGACAAGATCGCCGACCAGATCAGCGACACCATTCTCGACGCCCTGCTGCGCCAGGACCCCACCTCACGCGTGGCCGTGGAAACACTGATCACCACCGGCCTGGTGCACGTGGCCGGCGAGGTCGCGACCACGGCCTACGTGCCCATCGCCCAGCTCGTCCGGGACAAGATCCTGGAGATCGGCTACGACTCCTCCGTCAAGGGCTTCGACGGCCTGTCGTGCGGGGTGTCCACGTCGATCGGCACGCAGTCCCCCGACATCGCCCAGGGCGTCGACTCCGCGTACGAGAAGCGCGCCGGGAACGGGGACAGCGACAACCTGGACCAGCAGGGCGCCGGCGACCAGGGCCTGATGTTCGGCTACGCGACGGACGAGACGCCGGAACTGATGCCGCTGCCGATCCATCTGGCGCACCGGCTCTCCCACCGGCTGTCCGAGGTCCGCAAGAACGGCACGATCCCCTACCTCCGTCCCGACGGCAAGACGCAGGTCACCATCGAGTACGACGGCGACCGGGCGGTCCGGCTGGACACCGTCGTCGTGTCCTCCCAGCACTCCGCGGACATCGACCTGGACTCCCTTCTCGCCCCCGACATCCGGGAGTTCGTGGTGGAGCCGGAGGTGCGGGCGCTGGCGGACAACGGCATCAAGCTGGACACCGAGGGCTACCGCCTGCTGGTCAACCCGACCGGCCGCTTCGAGATCGGCGGCCCGATGGGCGACGCCGGCCTGACCGGCCGCAAGATCATCATCGACACGTACGGCGGCATGGCCCGCCACGGCGGCGGCGCCTTCTCCGGCAAGGACCCCTCCAAGGTCGACCGCTCGGCCGCGTACGCGATGCGCTGGGTCGCCAAGAACGTCGTCGCCGCGGGTCTCGCCTCGCGCTGCGAGGTCCAGGTCGCCTACGCCATCGGCAAGGCGCGGCCGGTCGGCCTGTTCGTGGAGACCTTCGGCACCCACACGGTCGACGTCGACCGGATCGAGAAGGCCATCGACGAGGTCTTCGACCTGCGCCCGGCCGCGATCATCCGCGACCTCGACCTGCTGCGCCCGATCTACGCGCAGACCGCCGCCTACGGCCACTTCGGCCGCGAGGGCGACGGCTTCACCTGGGAGCGCACCGACCGCGTCAACGCGCTGCGCACGGCGGTCGGCCTCTAA
- a CDS encoding transposase: protein MSSVSDATPARRFRGKNKGPSWKRGEDTELAVISLPLDVHRPEDASRAEQLYTAMGSVKRALQRDARAAVDAYWAGDVRREEDAKAWRAVLGLSREGMEQRGYQHMERSRHLGHHVTKALVMHQADEVWEGTARHLFPDASGRRAGRPKTGPWWDYTRIPGRARSHTTGRKWETFKLHGTLAGHLSAYRHRDLGPHLLTPEQAAELPAGTKVLEQPRRLPAPTRPAGRVSTGETTAKGTPRTRAATWWDHTGPLTLVFAGGADSRRGDLVLPVRLPSGAGRWPRLLHFLNNPSTWHKVDLVRRRDTSAPGGWAYEAHLMVLTSGYASPETRARRQAAAGLDRVGGIDGNVTNLSVISFPGTFDPADGTIQTSRVELTDVELAALEKARRKERGRKRALDRSRRATNPVQYVPSKRQQARTKRRETVGLPARTDQVPGGARSANRAGVPRQAYRRDGLSAGYRLNRARLAEAAATVAAAKDHRARRIAEQIVGTHGARLTVEDCDIRTWYRLWGKALQATTPGRLITAIGRECEKAGGRLLRASTFTTKLSQTCLCGAEVRKTLAERVHRCISCGLTADRDMVSAALASHVRFTDPADPSTAGLDVVQARMTQLLFSEGLQEALSSQPQRGARPTRGRTHAAARTPGTPGPRASARQKTTARYRPTPNETQPANKRHKAHVGTAAPVGNAPPRGGTPEQELDGWHPITG from the coding sequence GTGTCTTCTGTTTCCGACGCTACTCCCGCGCGCAGGTTCCGAGGGAAGAACAAGGGGCCTAGCTGGAAACGTGGTGAGGACACCGAACTCGCGGTCATCAGCCTGCCGTTGGACGTCCACCGCCCCGAGGACGCGTCCCGGGCGGAACAGCTGTATACGGCGATGGGATCGGTGAAGAGGGCACTGCAGCGGGACGCGCGTGCTGCGGTCGACGCGTACTGGGCCGGCGACGTGCGCCGCGAGGAAGATGCGAAGGCGTGGCGTGCCGTCCTGGGCCTTTCCCGGGAGGGGATGGAACAACGCGGCTACCAGCACATGGAACGCTCCCGCCACCTCGGGCATCACGTCACCAAAGCTCTGGTGATGCACCAGGCCGACGAGGTCTGGGAAGGCACCGCTCGGCACCTGTTTCCGGACGCTTCAGGTCGCAGGGCCGGCCGTCCGAAGACCGGACCCTGGTGGGACTACACCCGGATACCCGGCCGCGCCCGGTCACACACGACGGGCCGGAAGTGGGAGACGTTCAAGCTCCACGGCACGCTCGCCGGCCACCTCTCCGCCTACCGGCACCGGGACCTGGGCCCTCATTTGCTCACGCCGGAGCAGGCGGCCGAGTTACCGGCGGGGACGAAGGTGCTCGAGCAGCCACGACGGCTGCCTGCACCGACCCGCCCCGCTGGCCGGGTGTCGACCGGTGAGACCACGGCGAAAGGCACACCCAGGACCCGGGCCGCGACCTGGTGGGACCACACCGGTCCGCTCACGCTGGTGTTCGCCGGCGGCGCGGACTCCCGCCGCGGCGACCTGGTCCTCCCGGTCCGGCTGCCGTCCGGCGCCGGCCGCTGGCCCCGCTTGCTCCACTTCCTGAACAACCCCAGCACCTGGCACAAGGTCGACCTTGTCCGCCGCCGTGACACGTCAGCACCCGGCGGGTGGGCGTACGAGGCGCACCTGATGGTCCTCACCAGCGGGTACGCGTCCCCGGAAACCCGAGCCCGCCGCCAAGCCGCGGCCGGCCTGGACCGGGTCGGGGGCATCGACGGGAACGTCACCAACCTGTCCGTCATCTCGTTCCCGGGCACGTTCGACCCCGCTGACGGCACGATACAGACCAGTCGTGTCGAGCTCACCGACGTCGAGCTCGCCGCGCTCGAGAAAGCCCGCCGGAAGGAACGGGGGCGCAAACGCGCACTCGACCGGTCCCGCCGGGCCACCAACCCGGTGCAGTACGTGCCGTCGAAACGGCAGCAGGCCCGGACCAAGCGTCGCGAGACAGTCGGCCTGCCCGCTCGCACCGACCAGGTTCCCGGCGGTGCCCGGAGCGCGAACAGAGCCGGTGTGCCGCGGCAGGCGTACCGGCGCGACGGACTGTCGGCCGGCTACCGCCTCAACCGGGCCCGCCTCGCGGAGGCCGCTGCGACCGTAGCCGCGGCGAAAGACCACCGTGCACGGCGCATCGCCGAACAGATCGTGGGAACTCACGGTGCGCGGCTCACTGTCGAGGACTGCGACATCCGCACCTGGTACCGCCTGTGGGGCAAAGCCCTCCAGGCCACCACGCCGGGCCGTCTGATCACCGCGATCGGCCGCGAGTGTGAGAAGGCCGGTGGCCGCCTCCTGCGGGCGTCGACGTTCACGACGAAACTGTCGCAGACCTGCCTGTGCGGCGCAGAAGTCAGGAAGACACTCGCCGAACGCGTGCACCGCTGTATCTCCTGCGGGCTCACCGCCGACCGGGACATGGTCTCCGCAGCCCTTGCCTCACACGTCCGTTTCACCGACCCGGCCGACCCCAGCACTGCGGGCCTGGACGTTGTCCAGGCCCGCATGACACAGCTACTTTTCTCAGAAGGGCTGCAAGAAGCCCTGTCGAGTCAACCGCAGCGCGGTGCCCGCCCCACCCGGGGCCGCACCCACGCGGCAGCCCGCACCCCTGGAACCCCGGGGCCGCGGGCCTCTGCTCGGCAAAAAACCACCGCCCGGTACCGGCCCACCCCGAATGAGACCCAACCCGCGAACAAGCGGCACAAGGCCCACGTCGGAACAGCAGCCCCAGTAGGGAACGCCCCACCTCGTGGCGGCACACCCGAACAGGAACTGGACGGATGGCACCCCATTACGGGGTGA
- a CDS encoding transposase family protein, protein MRLRLAHCTPTDLRAWTGLTEPQLHRLVARLWEKMPDAGRGRPWALPFLDRVLLLVLAYRTNLTMQQLGFLFGISDSAVHRTVDRLASPLAELLGPPPTDRRELWLVDGTLIPVHDKARTAKSKNYRRSVNVQVVCRARDRRVVAVGDAWPGNRNDSVVFRETVGRTLSDHPRLPRKRPHPHTPAWAGRPDRQRPKPPTVP, encoded by the coding sequence ATGCGTCTACGGCTCGCCCATTGCACTCCCACTGACCTGCGGGCATGGACCGGGCTGACCGAACCACAGCTGCACCGGCTCGTCGCACGGCTCTGGGAGAAGATGCCGGATGCAGGCCGCGGCCGGCCCTGGGCGCTGCCGTTCCTCGACCGGGTCCTCCTGCTCGTCCTCGCCTACCGGACCAACCTGACAATGCAGCAACTCGGTTTCCTGTTCGGCATCTCCGACTCCGCGGTGCACCGCACTGTCGACCGTCTCGCCAGCCCTCTAGCCGAACTCCTCGGGCCGCCGCCCACCGACCGCAGGGAACTCTGGCTCGTCGACGGCACACTCATTCCCGTCCACGACAAAGCAAGGACGGCGAAGTCGAAGAACTACCGGCGCAGTGTCAACGTGCAGGTCGTCTGCCGGGCCCGCGACCGACGCGTGGTAGCCGTCGGAGACGCCTGGCCCGGAAACCGCAACGACAGCGTCGTCTTCCGCGAAACAGTCGGACGAACCCTGTCCGACCATCCACGGCTACCGCGGAAACGACCGCATCCGCACACCCCGGCGTGGGCCGGACGGCCGGATCGTCAAAGACCGAAACCACCGACGGTTCCGTAA
- a CDS encoding acyltransferase: protein MNNSSAASRTRHHTVTVRAGAASAERVRLSVYDLMTGTFATPRTFYYRRTLDAAALRASLAATLPHYPLLTGRLVRDDDRGLSVVCDDAGVPFTESHSDRPMPAYGLGRSAKDDIGSYLHKASAFRIVGHDTPLLTVRVTHMRGGGSVLGIAINHSIVDGAGYLDFLRHWSRVHHGEEHRAAPYARTLLDGVAQGAAPDAARHSTQYALVSGPQKARFILRVNAGARRVRTVTLRFAADEIRALKEHARAGLAGSGLRVSSGDALSAHLWKVLAELRARPDDSVERLGMVVGLRSALRAALPDGYWGNAVTNVTPALPAGELRAASLADTVATVRRAVDGITADRVRDEVAFLQAQRDACRTHLVLSRMALDAFGGTVAVNNVSRLPVYEIDFGAGRPFWFEFPASPVPWSLLVTPTPLDDDSRDVHFSVPRNAAQALAAPEWTKRLHAYAPHA, encoded by the coding sequence GTGAACAACTCTTCAGCTGCGTCCCGGACACGGCACCACACCGTCACCGTCCGGGCCGGCGCGGCGAGCGCGGAGCGCGTGCGCCTGAGTGTCTACGACCTCATGACCGGCACGTTCGCGACCCCGCGCACCTTCTACTACCGCCGGACGCTGGACGCCGCTGCGCTGCGCGCCTCGCTCGCCGCGACCCTGCCGCACTACCCGCTGCTGACCGGACGGCTGGTCCGCGACGACGACCGCGGACTCAGCGTCGTCTGCGACGACGCGGGCGTCCCGTTCACCGAGAGCCACAGCGACCGGCCCATGCCCGCGTACGGACTCGGCCGCTCGGCCAAGGACGACATCGGCTCCTACCTCCACAAGGCCAGCGCCTTCCGGATCGTCGGGCACGACACCCCCCTGCTGACCGTGCGGGTCACCCATATGCGCGGCGGCGGTTCGGTCCTCGGCATCGCGATCAACCACAGCATCGTCGACGGCGCGGGATACCTCGACTTCCTGCGGCACTGGTCACGCGTCCACCACGGCGAGGAGCACCGCGCGGCGCCGTACGCCCGCACGCTCCTGGACGGCGTCGCGCAGGGCGCCGCGCCGGACGCCGCACGGCACAGCACCCAGTACGCCCTGGTGTCCGGACCTCAGAAGGCCCGCTTCATCCTCCGGGTCAACGCCGGCGCGCGGCGCGTGCGCACCGTCACCCTGCGCTTCGCCGCCGACGAGATACGGGCGCTGAAGGAGCACGCCCGCGCCGGGCTCGCCGGCAGCGGCCTGCGGGTCTCCAGCGGCGACGCCCTCAGCGCCCACCTGTGGAAGGTCCTCGCCGAGCTGCGGGCGCGCCCCGACGACAGCGTGGAACGGCTCGGCATGGTCGTCGGCCTGCGCTCCGCCCTGCGCGCGGCCCTGCCCGACGGATACTGGGGCAACGCCGTCACCAACGTCACCCCGGCCCTGCCGGCCGGAGAACTGCGCGCCGCCTCCCTCGCCGACACCGTCGCGACCGTCCGCCGGGCCGTCGACGGCATCACCGCCGACCGGGTCCGCGACGAAGTCGCCTTCCTGCAGGCCCAGCGCGACGCCTGCCGCACCCACCTCGTCCTGAGCCGCATGGCCCTGGACGCCTTCGGGGGAACCGTTGCGGTCAACAACGTCAGCCGGCTGCCCGTCTACGAGATCGACTTCGGCGCGGGACGGCCGTTCTGGTTCGAGTTCCCCGCCAGCCCCGTGCCGTGGTCGCTCCTGGTCACTCCCACGCCGCTGGACGACGACAGCCGGGACGTGCACTTCAGCGTCCCGCGCAATGCCGCGCAGGCGCTCGCCGCACCGGAGTGGACCAAGCGGCTGCACGCGTACGCGCCCCACGCCTGA
- the rfbH gene encoding lipopolysaccharide biosynthesis protein RfbH yields the protein MGNDKTEILDLVREYHRSNASSGFVPGITSVMASGAVLDEEDRVAMVEAALDLRIAAGPSSRKLERALAKYFGLRKAHLTNSGSSANLLALSSLTSPQLEDSRLVPGDEVVTVAAGFPTTVNPILQNGLVPVFTDIEIGTYNPTPERIEQAIGPRTRAIMVAHALGNPYAVEEIAQIADDHGLFLIEDNCDALGSTYNGRLTGTFGDLATESFYPAHHITMGEGGVVLTDNLALARIVESMRDWGRDCWCEPAEDNRCFKRFEHQMGTLPAGYDHKYIFSHVGYNLKSTDVQAALGLQQLTHIDEFGKARRRNWARLREGLDGLPHLILPEATPGSDPSWFGFAITVVPGAPFAPGALIDHLEYSKVATRRFFAGNLTRHPAYEGREFRVSGPLTNSDITTESTFWIGVFPGLTDEMIDYSISTVSEFVTLPH from the coding sequence ATGGGCAACGACAAGACAGAGATCCTCGACCTGGTACGCGAGTACCACCGCAGTAACGCGTCCTCGGGATTCGTGCCCGGTATCACGTCCGTCATGGCCTCCGGTGCCGTCCTCGACGAGGAGGACCGTGTCGCGATGGTCGAGGCGGCCCTGGACCTGCGGATCGCCGCCGGACCGAGCTCACGCAAGCTGGAACGCGCGCTGGCCAAGTACTTCGGCCTGCGCAAGGCGCATCTGACGAACTCCGGTTCGTCGGCGAACCTGCTGGCCCTCAGCTCGCTCACCTCGCCCCAGCTGGAGGACAGCCGTCTGGTGCCGGGCGACGAGGTGGTCACCGTGGCCGCCGGGTTCCCGACGACCGTCAACCCGATCCTCCAGAACGGTCTGGTGCCGGTCTTCACCGACATCGAGATCGGCACCTACAACCCGACGCCGGAGCGCATCGAGCAGGCGATCGGGCCGCGCACGCGGGCGATCATGGTGGCGCACGCGCTCGGCAACCCGTACGCCGTCGAGGAGATCGCGCAGATCGCCGACGACCATGGTCTGTTCCTCATCGAGGACAACTGCGACGCGCTGGGCAGTACCTACAACGGCCGTCTCACCGGCACGTTCGGTGACCTGGCGACCGAGAGCTTCTACCCGGCGCACCACATCACGATGGGTGAGGGCGGGGTGGTCCTGACGGACAACCTGGCGCTGGCCCGCATCGTGGAGTCCATGCGTGACTGGGGCCGGGACTGCTGGTGCGAGCCGGCCGAGGACAACCGCTGCTTCAAGCGGTTCGAGCACCAGATGGGGACGCTGCCGGCCGGCTACGACCACAAGTACATCTTCTCCCACGTGGGCTACAACCTGAAGTCGACCGACGTGCAGGCGGCCCTCGGGCTGCAGCAGTTGACGCACATCGACGAGTTCGGCAAGGCCAGGCGCCGCAACTGGGCGCGGCTGCGGGAGGGCCTGGACGGTCTTCCGCACCTGATCCTGCCGGAGGCGACGCCGGGCAGCGACCCGAGCTGGTTCGGTTTCGCCATCACCGTCGTGCCGGGGGCCCCGTTCGCGCCGGGGGCGCTGATCGACCACCTGGAGTACAGCAAGGTGGCCACCCGGCGCTTCTTCGCGGGCAACCTCACCCGTCACCCGGCGTACGAGGGGCGGGAGTTCCGGGTCAGCGGTCCGCTGACCAACAGCGACATCACCACCGAGAGCACGTTCTGGATCGGTGTGTTCCCCGGCCTGACGGACGAGATGATCGACTACAGCATCTCGACGGTGAGCGAGTTCGTCACGCTGCCCCACTGA
- a CDS encoding macrolide family glycosyltransferase, giving the protein MPHRTDPRPLHCAVLPFADFGHVAPSLGVARALIAAGHRVTYVVDERYAGLVEEAGARAVTYTSARGEFYRAADPAPGQLAAEGYALLVDTIRTVFPAALTALAQDPPDAVLYDFENVAAGRVAARVLDALPVQMFPSHAANETFSLRAQMWDRADPVMAKGAGVLIEFMGEHGIGLDEMSRYGTEWDEHNLVFLPRDFQIEGDTFDDRFAFVGPMVTEAPAGLWSPPADGRRTALVSLGTESGDRGDFFRTCAQAFDPASWHVVMTLGHGADRAQLGPLPAHVEVHEWLPHPAVLPHADVLVCHAGMGSLMEALYFATPVVAIPRAHELGLSAQRLEECGVGRTLSRTGLDAEVLARTVNGLLADPGTPAALRRMRAAVRDAGGAARAADTLQGWAAQHRRHRTGRPADISGAA; this is encoded by the coding sequence ATGCCGCACCGCACCGACCCCCGCCCGCTCCACTGCGCCGTCCTGCCCTTCGCGGACTTCGGGCACGTCGCTCCGAGCCTCGGCGTCGCCCGCGCGCTCATCGCCGCCGGCCACCGGGTGACCTACGTCGTGGACGAGCGGTACGCCGGCCTGGTCGAGGAGGCGGGCGCCCGCGCCGTCACCTACACCTCCGCGCGCGGCGAGTTCTACCGCGCCGCCGACCCGGCCCCCGGCCAACTGGCCGCGGAGGGCTACGCGTTGCTGGTGGACACCATCCGCACCGTGTTCCCCGCCGCCCTGACCGCCCTCGCCCAGGACCCCCCGGACGCCGTCCTCTACGACTTCGAGAACGTCGCCGCCGGACGGGTCGCCGCCCGGGTCCTCGACGCCCTGCCGGTGCAGATGTTCCCCAGCCACGCGGCGAACGAGACCTTCTCCCTGCGCGCCCAGATGTGGGACCGGGCCGACCCGGTCATGGCCAAGGGCGCCGGCGTCCTCATCGAGTTCATGGGCGAACACGGCATCGGCCTGGACGAGATGAGCCGCTACGGCACCGAGTGGGACGAGCACAACCTCGTCTTCCTGCCGCGGGACTTCCAGATCGAGGGCGACACCTTCGACGACCGCTTCGCGTTCGTGGGCCCCATGGTCACCGAGGCCCCGGCCGGCCTCTGGTCGCCGCCGGCGGACGGCCGGCGCACCGCACTGGTGTCCCTGGGCACCGAGTCGGGCGACCGCGGCGACTTCTTCCGCACCTGCGCCCAGGCCTTCGACCCGGCCTCCTGGCACGTCGTGATGACGCTCGGACACGGCGCCGACCGCGCACAGCTGGGACCGCTGCCCGCGCACGTCGAGGTCCACGAGTGGCTGCCGCACCCCGCCGTGCTGCCGCACGCGGACGTCCTCGTCTGCCACGCCGGCATGGGCAGCCTCATGGAGGCCCTGTACTTCGCCACGCCCGTGGTGGCCATCCCGCGCGCCCACGAACTCGGCCTCAGCGCACAGCGGCTGGAGGAGTGCGGGGTCGGCCGCACCCTGTCGCGGACCGGCCTCGACGCCGAGGTCCTCGCCCGCACCGTGAACGGGCTGCTGGCCGACCCAGGCACCCCCGCCGCCCTGCGGCGGATGCGCGCCGCGGTCCGCGACGCCGGCGGTGCCGCCCGCGCCGCCGACACCCTTCAGGGCTGGGCCGCGCAGCACCGCCGGCACCGCACCGGCCGGCCGGCCGACATCAGTGGGGCAGCGTGA